One Vicia villosa cultivar HV-30 ecotype Madison, WI linkage group LG5, Vvil1.0, whole genome shotgun sequence genomic window, AAAACACATGATCATCAAACTTACATTGTACATAACAAAGTATAGCTGATGAATTTGTAAAACAGGTAGAACGGTGCATGATCATCAAACTAACATTGTGTACATAACAAAGTATAGCTGTAGAATTTGTAAACCATGTAGAATGGTGAAGATGTTATTAACAAGGTAGCATATTTTCCAGTGCTTAGTATCGGTTATGAGAGTTATTACATCATTCTTCATCATAAGAGACATGAAAATTGGTAGTGCAGCCAGATGCCTCAGGGTCTTCAGCCCCACAGCAATCATAGAACTTAGCAGCATAGGGTGGATCATTTGGCCCCAATTCATAGTACCTTCATAATTAACAAAAAGGAAATAACAGAATATGGTGACAGATAGATAATTTGAACCCAAAATTAAACCTTAAAAAAGTTTCTAGACCAGTGGCCTCCTTACACCTCATACCGTGAAGTTGCTGAACTTAAAATTCGGTCAGCTCAGAActtatttattaaaatgaaagaaactTGCGGTCTATCCCCTTTGGAGAACAATGAACATCATAACCAATGTagtattaaaatgaaagaaactTGCGATCTATCCCCTTTGGAGAACAATGAACATCACAACCAATATAGTCAAGCATGAGATCTTAACTAGGATCAAGCCGCTTGTCAAAGATTGTTAGCACGGCACATAAGATCCTATTGAAGGGAAAATTAGTAATTTCATATATATTTGTACACACAAATACACAAAAACATGAGAATTATAATTCACGCCCCAAAAAAGAGGTCCAGCATGTTTATTTTATACGATATTGCCTCAAAAAGCTTGATCTTGACCACACCGGCGACGAAAACAATCTTTCTCTGATTGTGGCATTCTCAAGGACCCTTGGCACGTAAGATCTTACGATCCAGCACTCGATCTTGACACTGATCATAACTATGTTCATGGTTCTTATGTTACTTTAACTATATGTAATATATAAACATCCTCTCCAATATTCCATGCAAGACACATATAATGCTTTTGCTCAATTAACAAATTTGGgggtaatattttttattttcatttggtCATGAACTTGATTTAAGTGACAGGAACTCAAAAACTTGAATAAGAAGTTGATAATAATTTGGGGCTATCAATGGAAAATTCACGGAGTTCATAGATTTTGACAACCGAAGAAACATGCTAAGCAGATAGCACCTAGAACTACAACTGAATCCAAGAAAGAACTAGTTCGGGAACAGCGGTGCTCTTGGAAAAAATTCCTTTTTGTCATGAAGTTTGGCTAGACTGTCGGATACAGACACGAAAAATATATCAGAGAGCAGATTTCAATCAAACCTTTTAATTAACTACGATAATGCCTTAGTAATTTATCATCTCTAATAAAGAAACAGACAAAGGTGTTTTCAACATGGCATCAGTAGATCATACAAACACTATCTCCATCATCAACATGCCAATGACAGAAGCTAACAATTACTTTTAAACCAAAATAAGAGTGACAAATGTAAATGAGAATTCATATACCAATTTTTTTGTCCTTCTTGTAAGATATTAGATATGATTTAGTTTTCAACAAAATTGTAACCTTAACAGTTAAGCCACAAGGGtttattaaaaatactaaattttaTGTAAGTCTGTCATCTATTGCTGTAACTTAATCTATAAATTTTGTCTCTAATATTATGTTTGGCAGGTTGGAACATTGTCCATGACGCCATTGTAAACTATATTTCATGTAAATTTAAGCTTACTTTCTATTGATTTTTTGTGATAGCACTATATGGTTAACATGAGTGAAGTCACAAAAGGTGGATAAAGTGGTACGAAAATTTGACCTTGGTATTACAAATGATATTACACTCACACCGAAATGGAGCGGGGAAATCCTATAGGTGCAAAACAAAAGGTAGAAATAACTTAGGGAGGTACATGTTGGCAATTCTATAGCATTTACAAAAGTCATAAGAGTAAACCAacatttttgtctttgaagttatAAAGGTCGGTCTGTTTAGTCTTTCAAATTTGCAAAATATGAATTTAATCCCATAAGTTGAACAACTTCAATCAATTTAGtcttttttcaaaattttgcaCCACAAGTGAAAGTGAAAGGTTTTTTCATTATCATGATCTAATAGGAAACTACTTAAGCCAATAAGTAGGTTTTCATTGATTTTGATGGATGTTTATTTCAATTTAGGTACTAAATTGCCTGATGGTCTTCAATTTAAAAGAGACAAACTTTCTATTTCATAAAATTGAGAACTTAATTACTCTACCCATACAATTTGGAGTGCTAACTATAAACACAACTCAACTAGCAGCAGTGTACCCAGAAAGGTTTCAAAATCACACTTCTTCTCAGTTCAAATTAATAGGTGATAATTGAACCAGCTATAAAGATGGTTCTAGGAAATAAGATGATCGCATATCATAAATCACATACATAAAAATGCCAGTCAAAGATGCAATAACGAAAAGAGGCGTATTAGGGATTTGAATAGAGGAGGGGGTAGGTGATCACCTTTTTTGGTCGTCGTGACGGCGACATACAAAGAAGGAAGGGTGGAAACGGCAAGAAGTGGAAGAATTAGAAGCAGGATTATACGTGGTCTTGCATCTCCTGCATACccttgaacaatttgatacttccTCACTCTTCTTCTCCATCTTTCTTTTGGACCTTTCCCCCTCTTTTCGCTTTCCCACACCTCTCTATCAACTCACGTTGCACTTCATAAtattattaattgttttattaactaaataaaatgcatttttttattaaattaaaattgctTTTACATTGGGTACCTTATCTTTAGTGTAATTTCTGttaaattttcaatttattttaaaataaaataaaaaagtgactTGACATTGAAATTTTGATTAATTGAGAGTACTagtatctaattaaattaaaacgtATCGGAGTGTTCACctaaattttaacattttaatgaTAATATTTAAGTAAGTAAATAGGATGTTTGTAAGTGTATTGAGTTAATGGAACAATATTATTCTAATTGTAGTccataaaattctttaaaaaatattattctaatTCTAGTCCATAAaattctacaaaaaaaaaaagtgattacaTAAAGTATAAATTTTAGTTTTTccaattttacttttttttttagtatttttggagtttaaaatttcatatttaatttattgatgttgaaaatatatttttttacaattgaaagacaattaaataatattttattttaactaaactaaatttattagcagggggtttacaaaaattaaaaatatatttgagttAGTTACAATAAATTTTCACAGTTACAAACTTGCATTCTAAACAATATAAATTGGGATATGGCACTATAAGTATGGTTGCTTGAGTCTCAAGCGATTTAAAACATTAGaaatgaagaacatggtgaaagGTCTGCCAAAGATTGAGGACTCCAATCGTGTGTGGGTATTGTATGGTGGAAAAGTAACACAAAGAAACAATTCAGAATAAAAGCAACTAGATATCATCAAAGAGACTAGAATTCATACATTATGATATATGTGACCCTATAAATCCTTCTTCAAACAAGAGGTATATACTTACTTTCCTTGATGATTTCACTGGGAAAGTTTGGGTATTGTTTCTATGTTGATAAGTCTAGTGCATTAGACTACTTTAAGAAGTTTAAAACCATGGTTTTAAAAGAAACATGAGAGGTAATTTTTTGTTTAATGACTGACGGGGAAGAAAAATATAATTCTCCTGATTTCATGAAGTATTGAGAAGATAATGGAATCAAGAGGCAACTTACTGCAACTTACTTTCTCCGGCAAAATGGAGTAGATGAAATACAAAATAGAACTCTCTTAAACATGGTTAGAAGCACAACCCCCAAGGGTTGGCCTAGCAGTGGAGGCTtaggtcttgagagtgtgctcctctcaaggtcctgAGCTCGAATCCTATCTTTGTGTGGGCCAGTCCATACATACAAAGTATGGTTAGAGTCACATTGACTGGCAAGGAAATTCCAAAAATGTTTTGGCCTGAAGTTGTGAACTGGGCCAGTTATGTATTGAATGGAAGTCATATGGTTGTTATTTCTGATATCACACCTGAAGAAACATGGAGTCAATTGCTTATATCAAGTGTTCAAAGGAAGAAACTAGATAACAAGAGCATGAAATGTATTTTCCAGGGATGAATCTAAGGCATACAGGCTCTATAAGTAGAGATGTTGATTTTGCTGAATCTGTGAAATGTAATTGAAATGAAGAAAAGAGAACTGCAGTTGAAGAAGTTGTCATTGATGAAAGTGCAGGAGAAACTAATGACAGAAATAGAGAACTTGAGGCTCAAGTTGTTGATCAAGAGAGAACTTGAGTCCTAACAGTTATATCTATTTGTAACTTAAGTTATAAGATGTTATTTGACATAGTTTTTGTATGTGTTGATCTTCAATCTTTGAATCTGATTGAATCTTATAATTTTGTCAGAAAATGAACCTATTTAATTTGAACCGCATTTAATCAAATTGATTCATATCAATTTCTTTAGTAAAGCAATTTGAACCGAACTACTTTCACACAATAAAATTGGATTGATAATACATCTTAAAACATAGTACAGGACAGAATTTCAATATGTAAATAACTACAATTATCTATGCttaaaaaatcaaatgatttTTTTGGAGAATGAAGTAAATAATTagctttaaaaacaaaaattgcaAGTAAATCATATAACTACTAGAAAGAAGCAAatcaaatgattcatttttttCAGATTCTTCATTTAATTATGTAAATAGGGAAGGTAAATAAGGAACTAGATATTGGGGATCAAGCTTCACAAGAGATGCTTTATATAAATTGAACCTCTCTAAAATGACATGTAGGTTGCTACTATTATACTCAAGAGCCACTGTACTTTTATGTAGCAACTCTCTTGGCATTAAATCACCTAATATCAAGCTCACCCCTTTACATTATGACtgaaaaatattcaaattttgacACGAATTTTTAGTACCTTCCTACGCTATCTTAGGACATAAATTAAATATGCACACAGCTGAACCAATTTAATAAACCTCAGCAGATTTCTCACATGTAGAAGTCATCATCATATTCGCTAGTGTTTTCTCTTCTTGAAATCATGTTGAACAAACTCTTTGTGGCTCGGCCAACTGCTCTTGTAGTCTTTCTTGCAGCTCCAGCAACCACAAGTCCTATAGATATTTCGGGCAAATTCGCTCTCTCTTCAATCATGGCTGTTTCAAAACAAACAATAATCAGACCAACAATTCATTAAAATGTTTCTGGCATTAACAGGATAAATAAGACTTTTGCAATCACTGATCAACAATTTGAATTAgacattatattttattttcttatgttaTAAAAATGAAGAATAAGATTAAAAGAAGAAAACcacaagaaaaataataaagggaTCTCAGAAAACATATTATACATACACATAGTTTGTTGTTGTGCCACAGTACCGATATGTTGAATTCCAGTTTTTGCTGCTTGCAAAGCTTGAGCTGACTTGTTGACTCCTTCTGTTATTTCCTGGCTAATTGTCAAAACAATAAATGATCTTAGATTCAAATGTGCAATGCAGTTAAAGTTATgactttttgaaaaataaatcctGATAAAAAGGCATCTGTTTTGCATTAGCAGTTCCCTTTCaagcattttttgttatattAGTCTTCAAAACATCGTAGTGTAATTTTATTGGATACAAAAGTGCATAAGAACTAAAAAGAACTCATCAACCAAAATCTTGTACGTGGCAGCACGAAACAGAGTGGGAAGATTATATAAGCTTAAGGGTTAAAATCCTGCTAATTAAAATTCATATATCCATGTTTTACTGTGTCCAATCCAAGGCA contains:
- the LOC131602307 gene encoding uncharacterized protein LOC131602307, whose product is MEKKSEEVSNCSRVCRRCKTTYNPASNSSTSCRFHPSFFVCRRHDDQKRYYELGPNDPPYAAKFYDCCGAEDPEASGCTTNFHVSYDEE